The stretch of DNA TAAGTTGTCAAGGGAACTGGTCTAGATTTTGTATTTTTTGGCCTCTTCTTCAAAGTACCGACGGTAGAGCACCTCCCACTCGGTGCTCCCAGGCACGACACGGCGGGAAAGAGAAGCGATCTTACGACGCACAGTCTCGTCAATTTTATCATCACGCTGAAAGTGCTCAGATAACAAGCGTTTAGCCTCTACTAAGGCCGCTCGTTCGCTCAGCCCTTCTCCTTCAGGAGCGAGCGCACGTATCATCAAGCGAGACAGCGCGGCAATACGGTTATCCGACAGGCGA from Deltaproteobacteria bacterium encodes:
- a CDS encoding DUF507 family protein, producing the protein MSRLSDNRIAALSRLMIRALAPEGEGLSERAALVEAKRLLSEHFQRDDKIDETVRRKIASLSRRVVPGSTEWEVLYRRYFEEEAKKYKI